One Sneathiella sp. P13V-1 genomic region harbors:
- a CDS encoding pseudouridine synthase, with translation MQSKFRYIAFNKPYGVLSQFTSEGGHPALDGFNLPKGIYAAGRLDRDSEGLLLLTNDGKFIKKLLDPSFAHPRSYWVQVEGSPSKEQLSALAAGPEFKGYKPKPCKVRVLDPQPEVPDRIPPIRVRKNIPDTWIEIELTEGKNRQVRRMTAAVGCPTLRLIRKSIGKLELKKLPSGEWREVSKGDILPR, from the coding sequence TTGCAAAGTAAATTCAGATATATAGCCTTTAATAAGCCCTATGGTGTCTTAAGTCAGTTTACAAGCGAAGGCGGCCATCCGGCCCTTGATGGTTTTAACTTGCCAAAAGGAATTTATGCGGCGGGCCGTTTGGACCGGGATAGTGAAGGGCTTCTATTGCTGACTAATGATGGAAAGTTCATAAAAAAGCTGCTGGATCCGAGTTTTGCCCACCCGAGATCTTATTGGGTGCAGGTGGAAGGTAGTCCATCAAAAGAACAGCTATCTGCATTGGCTGCTGGACCGGAATTTAAAGGTTACAAGCCAAAACCTTGCAAGGTTCGCGTATTGGACCCGCAACCAGAGGTGCCGGACAGGATACCGCCCATAAGAGTTCGAAAAAACATTCCGGATACCTGGATTGAGATAGAACTCACCGAGGGAAAGAACAGGCAAGTACGCCGAATGACGGCTGCGGTTGGATGTCCAACTTTGAGGCTGATTAGAAAATCCATCGGAAAGCTGGAATTGAAAAAGCTCCCGTCCGGTGAATGGAGGGAGGTTTCAAAAGGGGACATCTTACCAAGGTGA
- a CDS encoding HD domain-containing phosphohydrolase: protein MSDIIEETSTRKRTYKILSVGAIALASVVIAGVWGTLSFVNSQRERDIQNWEVQLGIVADSRAADVQRWITEQKAAVLSLAENESLQIYLTQLVIETGDNGSKITDVPEAGYLINLLNNQAVISGFWEPEEPEIRANVARPGRAGIALTDATGQLLVSSGSMPPMNPAIRAGMAEAANGVAAIIDIYEGLDGEPTMGFVQPVYSIQNEGSKDDIIGFIVGLRTVRKSLFPTLHQPGDTLETTDTYLVRKSDKLIDYISPLGDGTDALKRKLTADAKLAAAFVVENPGSFAARSNYLGDEVLVTGRAISGAPWYLVRSITTIEALAESKQRLNTMLGVFLLLIIGVTGTVIAVWRHGTSLRAAELAAKYKETADNLSERTEFLKIVTDQQPNAIAVFDKDDHYTFANKMAADDAQMNQTEIIGRSLLTAFNKDVGNQLKEILDRGRREKEIQSELVHVQTEEGDRVWMSEFVPLGKGDEHGSEMLGVFQDITEVVAEREQREKVLRSLVRTLVAFLDRRDPYSANQSARVAEVAIAISEELGAEDRIRRTVDIAGNLMNLGKILVPPELLTKTENLTDEEKAIIRDSMFASADLLEGVRFDLPVAEALRQLQEHWDGSGQPRGLKEEAISLPARILLVANDYVGMVSARAYRPALSINRALSILMEGTDKKYDRRPVSALINYVENKGGREDWAHFSNPPENIEES from the coding sequence AAGAAACCAGTACGCGCAAGCGCACCTATAAAATTCTGTCAGTTGGTGCGATTGCATTGGCGTCAGTCGTCATCGCGGGAGTATGGGGAACTCTTTCTTTTGTAAATAGTCAGAGAGAAAGAGATATCCAAAACTGGGAAGTTCAGCTTGGCATCGTCGCAGACAGTCGTGCTGCGGATGTACAACGGTGGATTACGGAGCAAAAAGCGGCTGTTCTTTCGCTCGCCGAAAATGAATCGCTGCAAATCTATTTGACGCAGTTGGTGATTGAGACAGGGGACAATGGAAGCAAGATCACTGATGTTCCTGAGGCCGGCTATTTGATTAACCTGCTAAATAATCAGGCAGTGATAAGCGGTTTTTGGGAGCCAGAGGAACCGGAAATAAGGGCCAATGTGGCGCGCCCGGGTAGAGCCGGTATTGCATTGACTGACGCAACAGGTCAGCTTCTCGTATCCAGTGGAAGTATGCCGCCGATGAACCCGGCAATCCGTGCAGGGATGGCAGAAGCTGCAAATGGTGTTGCTGCGATCATAGACATATACGAAGGATTGGATGGCGAGCCTACAATGGGCTTTGTTCAACCCGTTTACTCTATCCAAAATGAAGGGTCGAAAGACGATATCATTGGCTTTATTGTTGGATTGAGAACGGTCAGGAAGTCACTCTTCCCAACCCTGCACCAACCAGGTGACACGTTAGAGACAACGGATACCTATCTTGTTCGCAAAAGTGACAAGCTGATCGACTATATCTCTCCACTAGGAGATGGTACAGACGCATTGAAACGAAAACTCACGGCAGACGCCAAATTAGCGGCGGCTTTCGTTGTAGAAAACCCAGGGAGTTTTGCCGCTCGCAGCAACTATCTTGGCGATGAAGTACTGGTAACAGGCCGTGCTATTTCAGGTGCGCCTTGGTATCTCGTTCGGAGTATAACAACAATAGAAGCACTTGCGGAATCGAAGCAGCGTCTTAACACAATGCTTGGGGTGTTTCTCCTGCTGATTATCGGTGTCACAGGTACGGTTATTGCGGTATGGCGTCATGGTACTTCATTGCGTGCCGCTGAGTTGGCTGCCAAATATAAAGAAACAGCCGATAATCTTTCTGAACGCACTGAATTTCTCAAGATTGTAACGGACCAGCAACCGAATGCCATTGCTGTGTTTGACAAAGATGACCACTACACCTTTGCCAACAAGATGGCGGCTGATGATGCGCAAATGAATCAAACGGAGATTATTGGGCGTTCACTTTTGACAGCTTTTAACAAAGACGTGGGAAATCAGCTTAAAGAAATCCTGGATCGTGGACGCCGAGAAAAAGAAATTCAAAGTGAACTGGTTCATGTGCAGACAGAAGAAGGCGATCGAGTGTGGATGTCAGAATTTGTCCCATTGGGTAAAGGGGATGAACATGGCTCCGAAATGCTTGGTGTATTTCAGGATATTACGGAAGTCGTCGCAGAACGCGAACAGCGCGAGAAAGTCCTTCGAAGCCTGGTGCGCACTTTGGTGGCATTTTTGGACCGACGTGATCCCTATTCTGCAAACCAGTCTGCCCGGGTTGCGGAAGTCGCCATCGCTATTTCAGAGGAACTCGGTGCGGAAGATCGTATCCGCCGTACCGTAGATATCGCCGGCAATTTGATGAATTTGGGTAAAATCCTTGTCCCACCTGAGTTGCTGACCAAAACTGAAAATCTGACGGATGAAGAGAAAGCGATCATTCGAGATAGCATGTTTGCAAGTGCAGATCTTCTGGAAGGGGTGCGTTTTGACTTGCCTGTTGCTGAAGCATTGCGTCAGTTGCAGGAACATTGGGATGGTAGCGGTCAGCCGCGGGGCTTGAAAGAAGAGGCAATCAGTTTGCCAGCCCGTATTCTGTTGGTGGCAAATGATTATGTGGGAATGGTAAGTGCGCGGGCTTATCGTCCGGCACTATCAATAAATAGAGCGCTTTCCATTCTGATGGAGGGGACGGATAAAAAATATGACCGTCGTCCGGTGAGTGCACTGATCAATTATGTGGAAAATAAGGGCGGAAGAGAAGACTGGGCTCATTTTTCCAATCCACCAGAGAACATTGAAGAAAGCTGA
- a CDS encoding DNA-binding response regulator, translated as MSELPPLKILFVGNREGDAQQFSWLISNIKKPVMEIMSVPDADALLNQRSNAGADAILLDLDSTGDSDFETLKALRATFSTTPVVVLTESEDEDGQLAIRNGAQDFIGRGQLTAASLARSLVSSIERQKGQQSTQENSPLLESATAVLNRLPMGVILVTATSQVLFMNGKAKNYLDQGDGLKVDQNRICRAALSSENKQLSNLLQSVLNQESEEATDGEFAMSVTREQKDTPLTVMVAPIGTGIAGKGAVLFVSDPSEPVELSIDAICGLYGLTPAEGRLALGLTNGYKLDDLAEEWNVSMHTVRSQLRQIFRKTDTSRQSELVKLILTGPAALKATPIL; from the coding sequence ATGAGTGAGTTACCACCCTTGAAAATTCTGTTTGTGGGAAACAGAGAGGGGGATGCGCAACAATTTTCTTGGTTGATTTCAAATATCAAGAAACCGGTTATGGAAATCATGTCCGTACCCGATGCTGATGCGCTACTCAACCAACGCAGTAATGCGGGGGCCGACGCTATTCTTCTGGATTTGGATTCGACAGGTGATTCCGATTTCGAAACATTAAAGGCGTTAAGGGCAACTTTCTCCACAACTCCGGTTGTTGTTCTCACTGAATCCGAAGACGAAGACGGTCAACTGGCCATTCGCAACGGGGCACAGGATTTCATAGGGCGCGGTCAACTCACAGCTGCAAGCCTGGCGAGAAGTCTGGTCAGTTCTATTGAACGTCAAAAAGGCCAACAATCCACTCAGGAAAACAGCCCTCTTTTAGAATCGGCAACGGCAGTTCTAAATCGCCTGCCTATGGGGGTTATTCTAGTAACGGCGACTTCGCAAGTCCTGTTTATGAACGGTAAAGCAAAAAACTACCTTGATCAGGGGGATGGCCTCAAGGTTGATCAGAACAGAATCTGCCGGGCGGCCCTATCAAGTGAAAACAAGCAGCTCTCCAATTTGCTTCAAAGCGTCTTAAACCAAGAAAGCGAAGAAGCTACTGACGGTGAATTTGCCATGTCGGTAACGAGAGAGCAAAAGGATACTCCTCTAACAGTTATGGTAGCGCCCATTGGAACAGGTATCGCGGGTAAAGGCGCAGTTCTTTTTGTGTCAGACCCCAGCGAACCTGTCGAATTATCGATTGATGCCATTTGCGGTCTATATGGCCTCACACCTGCAGAAGGCAGATTGGCATTGGGGTTGACCAATGGCTATAAATTGGATGACCTTGCTGAAGAATGGAACGTCAGCATGCATACTGTCCGTTCCCAACTCCGTCAGATTTTCAGGAAAACTGACACAAGCCGGCAAAGTGAGTTGGTCAAACTTATTCTGACCGGACCCGCTGCTCTAAAGGCGACACCAATTCTGTAA